DNA sequence from the Leptospira limi genome:
CTCATAAAAATCGAGAAAATCATATTGGGTATGTTAGATCTTTTGGTATTTCTTTGCTTGTTTTTTGTTTTCTGGGTCTAGTTCGATTGCTTCCGGATGTAGGACAATATTCCAATACCGAACCACATAAGCGATCACACCTGCTGTGAGTACAAAGAGTAAAACATAAGCCGAAATCACAGGGTGCATCAGAAACGGATAAGGGGCACCAAATTGGTGGAAGTAAGGAAGTGACATGTACCAAATTACAGAAACGGCAACAATTCCCACACCAAATTTCCCCCACCAATTAGGCCTTCCTTGGAGCCCACGTTTTAAATACAAAAACCCACCAAGCCAAACACCTAAAACCTCACGGATAAAATAGACAATGAGGATCCAACTGGGAAATGCAAAATGAAGTGTCACGACAGAAAGTCCACCTAAAGTTACGAGTTTATCACAAACAGGATCTAAGTACCGACCCAGATTGGTTTCTTGGTGTAAGAGTCTTGCAAAAAGGCCATCTAAATAATCAGTGAAAACGGCAACCAAAGCATAACCAATAGAAGAAAAGAAAGCTTTTAAGTTAGATGGATCTTTGGCATAATCATATGTGCTATAGAAAAAAAATGGTAATAACAATACACGGAATATAGATAAAAAATTGGAAAGTGTGAAGATACGATCCTGGAAAAGGTCTTTGGCTTTTTTTTCTTCGATTTGCATAGAACCTATGCCAGATTCTCAAAATTCTAACCGAAGGCAAGAAAACAAATGAAAACAATGTTGACGATTGAAGTCGCATCTATACCTTGGTTTTTATTCCGATGGAGTTGTAGCTCAGTTGGTTAGAGTGCCTGCCTGTCACGCAGGATGTCGCGGGTTCGAGCCCCGTCAACTCCGCCATCGGGAATTTTCCTTCTTTTCTTCCCATTTTCATTCGATGTATTCTTCTTTGTCTTTCTTGAATAGGATTTGATTTTCCTCTTCTAAAACTCGTGCAACCTGGACAATTTTACTTCGTGCTTCGTTTATCTCTCGTAAGGTGACGCGGGGTTTCATATCTAAAATATCTAATATATCTTCCGCACGGTTTTGGCTCATATTGTTTAAGAATTTTTTACGAATTTCATCCCCGGCACCACGAATGGCAAGAGAGATTGAGGTATCATCTGCCAATCGATTGATGAGAATCCTCATCTCTTTGTTATCGAGAGATAAAATGTCTTCAAACGTGTATAATTTTTCCCTGACTTGGTCAGCAACATCTGGTGAGGTTTCTTCTAATTCAGAAAGAATGGTTTCTTCTGCACCCTTTTCCATAAAGTTAAGGATGTTCGCAAGCACGTGAGCACCACCCGCTTCGGAATATTCTTGTTTGTCTCTTTCTTCATACCGTTTTTTGAGAATCCTTGCGATGTTTTGGATCACATCTGGGTGGGTTTTGGAAGTGGTTGCGAGACGAACTGCGATTTTTGCCTGTTCTGGTTTCGGGAAAAGTTTCAAAACATCCGCTGCTTTTTTGGGATCTAGATGCGAAAGGGTAACGGCAATGATTTGTGGTGATTCTGTCGCGAGCATGGTTTGTAAAACCGTCGGTTCTACTAAGTTCAAAAATTCAAAATCATTCTTTGTTTCTTCTTTATGGATCTTTTTTAAGATCACATTGGCCTTTTCTGATCCCACCGTGTGTTCGAGAAGGGATTTTGCTGTTGACAATCCACCCGAAGTGGATTCGGAAATGTCTTCGATGGTATGATGGAATTCTTTTAGAATGGTTTCCCTTTCTTCCTTGGAAACAGACCTAATTTTGGACATTTCCAAAATCACTGCTTCTAACATAGAATCGTCTAGGTGTCTTAGAACATCGGCGGCTCTTTCTTTGCCAAGGGATAGGAGGAGGAGGGCAGCTTTTCGTACGCCAGGGGTGGCGGAGGTTGGGTTCTCAGACTTCATGTGACATAATTCTCTTAGTTTCCTATGGATGTCAAAAAAAACTTATCTAATGAGACAAAATTTTCTAAAGGTCTCATTCACTTCGTACGATACCCTTTGTAAGTTACAAAGATAAAGGAACGAAAAACCAGATGGACAAAGCTCACAAATTCAAAAACACACTCGAACGTTACATTCACTACCGAGGAATCGATATCGTTTTACACCTCAAAGATGGAAAGAGCATCGAACTCGATAAAAACCGCCAAATGATGGACGATGTCGTTATCGGGAATTTGGCCACTGGTGTGGTTCGCATTCCCATTGCCGATATCCAAAGTGCAGACTTTTTTGCTGCATAACCCAAAACTAGTTTAACCGACTGCAAGGAGAAGATTTGGTTTTTCCAATAAACTCCTTAAGGTCTTTAAAAACTCTGCTCCCACAGCTCCATCGATCACCCGGTGATCGCAGGAGAGTGTGAGAGAAAGAATCCTTCCTGCCACCACGTTTCCATTTTCTACAACGGGTTTATCCTCTACAGAACCAACAGCAAGGATTGCACTTTCTGGTTCATTGAT
Encoded proteins:
- the fliG gene encoding flagellar motor switch protein FliG; protein product: MKSENPTSATPGVRKAALLLLSLGKERAADVLRHLDDSMLEAVILEMSKIRSVSKEERETILKEFHHTIEDISESTSGGLSTAKSLLEHTVGSEKANVILKKIHKEETKNDFEFLNLVEPTVLQTMLATESPQIIAVTLSHLDPKKAADVLKLFPKPEQAKIAVRLATTSKTHPDVIQNIARILKKRYEERDKQEYSEAGGAHVLANILNFMEKGAEETILSELEETSPDVADQVREKLYTFEDILSLDNKEMRILINRLADDTSISLAIRGAGDEIRKKFLNNMSQNRAEDILDILDMKPRVTLREINEARSKIVQVARVLEEENQILFKKDKEEYIE
- a CDS encoding CDP-alcohol phosphatidyltransferase family protein, which codes for MQIEEKKAKDLFQDRIFTLSNFLSIFRVLLLPFFFYSTYDYAKDPSNLKAFFSSIGYALVAVFTDYLDGLFARLLHQETNLGRYLDPVCDKLVTLGGLSVVTLHFAFPSWILIVYFIREVLGVWLGGFLYLKRGLQGRPNWWGKFGVGIVAVSVIWYMSLPYFHQFGAPYPFLMHPVISAYVLLFVLTAGVIAYVVRYWNIVLHPEAIELDPENKKQAKKYQKI